The Glycine soja cultivar W05 chromosome 6, ASM419377v2, whole genome shotgun sequence genome has a window encoding:
- the LOC114417164 gene encoding glutaredoxin-C9-like → MQQAIPYRSWQPLITHTSTTTTTHFTISPHTLTYSTVSPTGLSPKDNIGLEPNNNNNGNSHFFISSKMVPNMVLENAIIVFASRGCCMSHVVKRLLLGLGANPAVHEVEESDEVGVVRELEAIVGANNGGNKMQFPAVFIGGKLFGGLDRVMATHISGELIPILKEAGALWL, encoded by the coding sequence atGCAACAAGCAATTCCTTATAGGTCATGGCAACCTCTCATCACAcacacctccaccaccaccaccactcacTTCACAATTAGCCCACACACATTAACCTATTCGACAGTGTCTCCAACAGGATTATCTCCGAAAGACAATATCGGTTTGGAACCGAATAACAACAATAATGGTAATAGTcatttcttcatttcctccaaAATGGTACCCAACATGGTGTTAGAAAACGCGATTATAGTCTTTGCTAGCCGCGGGTGTTGCATGAGCCATGTTGTGAAGCGATTGCTATTGGGTCTTGGGGCCAACCCTGCGGTGCACGAGGTGGAGGAGAGTGATGAAGTGGGTGTTGTTAGAGAATTGGAAGCAATTGTGGGTGCCAATAATGGAGGGAATAAGATGCAATTTCCAGCGGTTTTTATTGGTGGCAAATTATTTGGGGGATTGGATCGGGTTATGGCTACTCATATTTCTGGGGAATTGATTCCAATTCTCAAAGAAGCAGGGGCACTATGGCTttaa